The genomic segment CGGATGAACCACTCGCCGTGTTCCAGCAGCTCCCACTCCTTGTCGCGCACGAGCCCGTGGATGGCGTTGCCGCGGGCCTCCTCGGTGACCGCGAGCTCCTGCGGTTCGCCGTCGAAGGTCCAGCGCGCGCCCTTCGTGCGGTTCGGCCACGGCAGCAGCACCTGCCCGGCCGCCTTCGGGGGCTGCTCCTCGGCCGCGAACGTCTCCAGGTACGGCACATTGTTGATCTCGAACGCCCGCAGGCCCGCTCCGATCTCGGTGACCACGGCACGGGCGTTGCCCCTGGTCAGTTCGAACTGTTCCCCCGTCGGATTCGCCATGCCGGAGACGATACCGAGCGTCCCGGAACTGCGAACACGCGTGCGTGACTGGCGGACACGAGCCCCTGTGCACCGTGTCCGCGCCGCACGCACGGGTGTTTGCGCTTCCGGGACGGGCGTCAGCTCGGCTTCGCCTCGGTGGGTGCGCGATACCGCCAGAACGCCGGCAGCAGCGCCACCGCCACCACGACGCCGATCACCACGAGCACACCGCCGCCCGCCGTCGCCGCGCTGGTGCCCACGGCCGCGGCGGCCCAGCCGTGCGTCATGTCGGCGAGCCTCGGCCCGCCGGCCACCACCACGGTGAACGTCCCCTGCATCCGGCCGCGCATCTCGTCGGTGGTCGCCTGCTGGAGGATCGCCTGCCGGAAGATCGCGCTGACCATGTCGGCGACACCGCCGAGCGCGAGGAAGAACACCGCGAGCCACAGCGACTGCGCCAACCCGAACCCGACCATCGCGAGGCCCCACACCCCGATCGACACCGCGACCGCGACCCCGTGCCGACCGATGCGGTGTGCCCAACCGGACATGAGCCCGAGCAGCAACGCACCGAGCGGGATGCCGGCGTACAGCCAGCCGAGCGCCGTGCCTCCGCCCGGCGGATCGCCGAACGTGCGCTCGGCCATCTCGGGGAACAACGCCCTCGGCATCCCCGCCACCATCGCCACGACGTCCACCACGAACGACGCGAGGAGCACCTTCTGCGTCGCGAGGTAGCGGAAGCCCTGGAGCACGTCGCGCAGCCCGGCGGCCCGGATCTTGCCCGACAACGGCGGCAGCGGCGGCAGCTTCCACACCGCCCACAGCACGGCCACCAACGCCAGGGTGTCGACGAGGTACAGCGTCGACAGCCCGACCACCGGCAGCAACGCCCCGGCCAGCATGGGCCCGAACACGGCGCCGAACGTGGCCATCGTGCCGGTCAGCGCGGCGGCGGACGGCAGCAGGTGCTCGGGCACCACGCGGGCGACCACGGCCTGCCGCGTGGGCATGTTGATCGCGAAGAACGCCTGGTTGACGCTCAGCAGCGCGAGCACCACCCACACCGAGTCGAGCCCCACGAACGCCTGCGCCCACAGCAGCAGGGCCGCCAGCGCGATGCCGATGTTGGAGACGAGCAGCAGCACCCGCCGGTCGACCGTGTCGGCGATCGCCCCGCCCCACAGCCCGAACACCAGCAGCGGGACGAGCCCGAACAGCCCGGTGAGCCCGACGTAGGCGGACGAGCCGGTGATGTCGTAGATCTGCTTGGGCACGGCGACGGCCGTGAGCTGGCTGCCGAGCGCCGTGACGATCGAGCTCACCCACAGCCGCCGGAACGCGGGGATGCGCAGCGGCCGCCGGTCGGCGACGACCGCACCCACGGCGCCCACGATCCTGCGGAGCCGTCCCGTGGCCGGTGGTGGCGTTTCGGAGGGGTCTGTGGAGGTCTGCTCGGTCACGTGGGAGGAGCTTAGCCGAGCTAACGACCTGGGTCCGGCGGGTGAGACCCCGCGCACGCGGGCTCAGGGAGCGACGCGGCGCACCGTCCACCCGTCGTCGGTGCAGACGAACCGCAGCCGGTCGTGCATGCGGTCCTGCCTGCCCTGCCAGAACTCGACGACGTCCGGGCGAATCCGCCAACCACCCCAGTGCGGCGGCACCGGGATCTTCTCGACGTCGCGGAAGCGGCGTTCGATGGCACTCAGCGCGGTGTCGAGGTCGCGCCTGCCGTCGACGAACTTCGACTGCGGCGACGCCCAGGCGCCGAGTTGCGACCCGCGCGGCCTGGAGGCCCAGTACGCGGCCGTCTCCGCGACGTCGACCTTCTCGACCTCACCGCGCACGTGGACCTGCCGCTGCAGCGGATACCAGGGGAAGGTCGCGGACGCGTACCGCGTCACGGTCAGGTCGTGGCTCTTCGCGGACGTGTAGTTGGTGTAGAAGACGATGCCCCGCTCGTCGAGCCCCTTGCACAGCACGGTGCGGGACGACGGGAAGCCGTGGGCGTCGGCGGTGGCGAGCACCATCGCGTTCGGTTCCGGGAGGCTCTGCGCGATCGCCTCGTCGAGCCAGGCCTGGAGCTGTTCGTGCCAGGTCGGGGCGAGGTCCGCCTCGTCCAGCGAGCCCGCGTTGTAGGCGACCCGCATGGCGGGCAGTCGTACGGCCACGTCGACACTTCCGGCGTCGTCCACACCGCCGACAGCGCCGTCTCCGGATTCGGTCATGGCAACCTCCCGCGCCCCTGGGTATCCCCGACTTGTGGCCGACGGTAAATG from the Saccharomonospora azurea NA-128 genome contains:
- the pdxH gene encoding pyridoxamine 5'-phosphate oxidase; translation: MTESGDGAVGGVDDAGSVDVAVRLPAMRVAYNAGSLDEADLAPTWHEQLQAWLDEAIAQSLPEPNAMVLATADAHGFPSSRTVLCKGLDERGIVFYTNYTSAKSHDLTVTRYASATFPWYPLQRQVHVRGEVEKVDVAETAAYWASRPRGSQLGAWASPQSKFVDGRRDLDTALSAIERRFRDVEKIPVPPHWGGWRIRPDVVEFWQGRQDRMHDRLRFVCTDDGWTVRRVAP
- a CDS encoding MFS transporter — protein: MGAVGAVVADRRPLRIPAFRRLWVSSIVTALGSQLTAVAVPKQIYDITGSSAYVGLTGLFGLVPLLVFGLWGGAIADTVDRRVLLLVSNIGIALAALLLWAQAFVGLDSVWVVLALLSVNQAFFAINMPTRQAVVARVVPEHLLPSAAALTGTMATFGAVFGPMLAGALLPVVGLSTLYLVDTLALVAVLWAVWKLPPLPPLSGKIRAAGLRDVLQGFRYLATQKVLLASFVVDVVAMVAGMPRALFPEMAERTFGDPPGGGTALGWLYAGIPLGALLLGLMSGWAHRIGRHGVAVAVSIGVWGLAMVGFGLAQSLWLAVFFLALGGVADMVSAIFRQAILQQATTDEMRGRMQGTFTVVVAGGPRLADMTHGWAAAAVGTSAATAGGGVLVVIGVVVAVALLPAFWRYRAPTEAKPS